One genomic region from Spirosoma sp. KCTC 42546 encodes:
- a CDS encoding T9SS type A sorting domain-containing protein, giving the protein MNKFVPLLLFLHSLTSVAQVATYTFTNADPGNQTSKAVTSTNANITASDITRGTGLTPVTATGSINSSGWTSSAQDLNDYYEFTLTPVTGHQLNLASINLTERRSGTGPTNYLIAYSIGGGTEVSISTGPLSGTIDAAINVSFTVNTVQPIRFRLYAWGASNAAGTLRLDQSLTVSGVAPLPVKLISFTGESTTNAVQLNWATSWEEKNEGFDVLKGRSATRLEKIGFVPSHTSTQELLAYSFTDNDVQDGQVYYYQLRQKDMGGSSALSTIIGVRVGAASEETKALAYPNPTWGNFMLSTQEKEIAAIHLYNSAGIEIPITINKTQAPAQLSIDVVAPTGIYHLQLQTTDGSYQQPLKIIIQ; this is encoded by the coding sequence ATGAATAAGTTCGTACCACTACTATTATTCCTGCATTCACTAACAAGTGTTGCCCAAGTAGCCACCTACACCTTCACAAACGCAGACCCAGGTAATCAAACATCTAAAGCGGTAACGTCTACCAACGCTAACATTACAGCTTCTGATATTACACGAGGTACAGGCCTAACTCCTGTAACAGCAACCGGTAGCATCAATTCCAGTGGTTGGACTAGTAGTGCACAGGATTTGAATGATTATTACGAATTTACCCTAACGCCTGTTACAGGTCATCAATTAAACTTAGCCAGTATAAACCTAACTGAGCGTAGATCTGGCACTGGCCCGACTAATTATCTAATTGCCTATAGTATTGGAGGAGGTACAGAGGTTAGTATATCAACAGGCCCATTATCCGGTACTATAGATGCAGCAATCAATGTAAGTTTTACCGTCAATACCGTACAACCTATTCGGTTCAGACTCTACGCATGGGGAGCTAGTAATGCAGCAGGAACCCTCAGGCTGGATCAATCACTAACTGTTAGCGGGGTTGCTCCACTTCCTGTCAAACTCATATCATTTACAGGCGAGTCAACGACGAATGCTGTCCAATTGAATTGGGCTACATCCTGGGAGGAAAAAAATGAAGGATTCGATGTACTGAAAGGTAGGTCAGCTACACGATTGGAGAAAATTGGCTTTGTTCCGAGCCATACTTCCACCCAGGAATTATTGGCCTATTCTTTTACGGATAACGATGTTCAGGATGGGCAAGTATATTATTATCAACTCAGGCAAAAAGATATGGGTGGTAGCTCAGCGCTATCTACTATTATTGGCGTACGAGTAGGCGCTGCCTCAGAAGAAACCAAAGCCTTGGCCTATCCTAATCCGACCTGGGGCAACTTTATGCTTTCTACCCAGGAAAAGGAGATAGCCGCTATTCATCTTTATAATTCTGCTGGCATCGAAATTCCTATTACGATCAACAAGACTCAGGCGCCTGCTCAACTTTCCATAGATGTTGTCGCCCCTACAGGTATATACCACCTGCAACTTCAAACAACCGATGGTTCGTATCAACAACCTCTAAAGATCATTATCCAATAA
- the mraY gene encoding phospho-N-acetylmuramoyl-pentapeptide-transferase, which translates to MLYYLFQFLDERYNFPGAGVFQYISFRALGAVITSLLIAAIFGRRIIDILRNLQIGESIRDLGLEGQMQKRGTPTMGGFIILASLLIPALLFAKLSNVYVVLALVSTVWTGMIGFLDDYIKVFKKNKEGLQGKFKVVGQVGLGLIVGLTLSFNEYVKIRRYAPRLLSTSTVPDIYTDIKSTLTTVPFVKNNEFDYSSLLFGFLPDSYTWIVYVLICIFIITAVSNGANITDGIDGLAAGTSVIIGLTIGVLAYLSGNKVFSQYLNIMYIPNAGELVIFCAAFVGACVGFLWYNSYPAQVFMGDTGSLMLGGVIAVLFLAIRKELMIPIICGIFLVELVSVIMQVSYFKYTKRKYGEGRRIFLMSPLHHHFQKKGYHEAKLVTRFWIVGIMLAVLALVTLKLR; encoded by the coding sequence ATGCTCTATTACCTCTTCCAGTTTCTTGACGAACGCTACAACTTCCCTGGTGCGGGGGTTTTTCAATATATCTCATTTCGTGCACTGGGTGCAGTTATAACCTCTCTGCTAATTGCAGCTATTTTTGGTCGGCGTATTATCGATATACTCCGCAATCTGCAAATTGGCGAATCTATTCGTGATCTTGGCCTGGAAGGTCAAATGCAAAAGCGGGGCACGCCAACCATGGGTGGCTTTATTATTCTGGCCTCTCTCCTGATTCCAGCCCTGCTCTTTGCCAAGCTCTCCAATGTGTATGTGGTACTAGCTCTCGTTTCTACCGTCTGGACCGGGATGATTGGCTTCCTGGACGACTACATTAAAGTTTTCAAGAAGAATAAAGAAGGGTTGCAAGGTAAATTTAAGGTTGTTGGCCAGGTTGGCTTAGGGCTCATTGTCGGTCTTACCTTATCGTTTAATGAGTACGTTAAAATTCGCCGATATGCCCCGCGGTTGCTTAGTACATCGACTGTACCGGATATCTATACCGATATTAAATCTACACTGACGACTGTACCATTCGTTAAAAACAACGAGTTCGATTATAGCTCACTTCTCTTTGGCTTTTTGCCAGACAGTTACACCTGGATTGTGTATGTGCTGATCTGTATTTTCATCATCACAGCAGTTTCCAACGGGGCAAATATTACAGATGGTATTGACGGGCTGGCAGCTGGAACTTCAGTAATTATTGGCTTAACGATCGGTGTATTAGCTTATTTATCTGGCAATAAGGTTTTCTCGCAGTACCTGAATATCATGTACATCCCAAATGCGGGTGAGTTAGTAATCTTCTGTGCTGCTTTTGTAGGTGCCTGCGTCGGCTTTTTATGGTATAATTCTTATCCTGCTCAGGTATTTATGGGCGACACAGGTAGCCTGATGCTGGGTGGTGTTATTGCGGTTTTGTTTCTAGCCATCCGAAAGGAATTGATGATTCCAATTATCTGCGGCATTTTCCTGGTCGAACTCGTATCGGTAATTATGCAGGTCAGCTACTTTAAGTATACGAAGCGTAAGTATGGGGAGGGCAGGCGAATCTTCCTGATGTCGCCCTTGCATCACCATTTTCAGAAGAAAGGCTATCACGAAGCAAAACTCGTAACACGCTTTTGGATTGTGGGTATTATGCTCGCTGTTCTGGCATTGGTAACGCTTAAGTTGCGATAA
- a CDS encoding UDP-N-acetylmuramoyl-L-alanyl-D-glutamate--2,6-diaminopimelate ligase, producing the protein MQLKDLFYKTPLLATSGSMTTEITNLTMDSRKVGPSSLFIAIRGTLTDGHSFIETAIRQGAAAILCEELPAEINSSVAYVQVQDSARTMGLAAANFYDHPSQKLKLVGVTGTNGKTSVATLLFRLFRGLGYRCGLLSTVQNQIDDEVIPATHTTPDAITTNQLLTKMRTHGCTHVFMEVSSHAVVQERIAGLTFAGGIFTNITHDHLDFHGTFDNYIRAKKGFFDQLPSSAFALTNVDDKRGLVMLQNTAARKETYSLQTLATFKGKLLADSLFGLHMLVDAREVWFKLIGRFNAYNLLSVYGAAVLLGEEPTDVLTLLSGITPPRGRFEQVVSDNKIVGIVDYAHTPDALQNVLETINGLRQTDEQGRLPQIITIVGCGGNRDAAKRPIMAGIACKFSTRVILTSDNPRNEDPIAILEQMQAGVPPVDVKKTQTIEDRHEAIRQAVSIAYPHDIILVAGKGHETYQEIKGIKYDFDDKAVLQEAFAERGNQ; encoded by the coding sequence ATGCAACTCAAAGACCTCTTCTATAAAACTCCTCTGCTGGCTACATCCGGCAGCATGACTACTGAGATTACAAATCTGACGATGGACTCGCGTAAAGTGGGTCCAAGCAGTTTGTTTATAGCCATTCGTGGCACCCTTACTGATGGCCATAGCTTTATTGAAACGGCCATTCGCCAGGGAGCAGCCGCTATCTTATGCGAAGAGCTGCCCGCTGAGATTAACTCCTCTGTGGCCTATGTACAGGTGCAGGACTCGGCCCGGACAATGGGATTAGCAGCTGCTAATTTTTACGATCATCCCTCCCAAAAGCTCAAACTAGTTGGTGTAACAGGGACCAATGGCAAGACATCCGTTGCAACCCTACTCTTCCGACTGTTTCGCGGCTTAGGCTATCGGTGTGGGTTGTTATCTACGGTTCAGAACCAGATTGATGATGAAGTAATTCCGGCAACACATACCACACCCGACGCCATCACCACCAATCAGCTACTGACAAAAATGCGTACCCATGGCTGTACGCATGTATTTATGGAAGTTAGTTCACATGCGGTTGTGCAGGAACGTATTGCAGGCCTGACGTTTGCCGGTGGTATTTTTACGAACATCACCCACGATCACCTCGATTTTCACGGGACTTTCGATAACTACATCCGGGCAAAAAAAGGATTCTTCGACCAGCTTCCGTCATCCGCCTTTGCCTTAACGAACGTTGACGATAAACGGGGTCTGGTGATGCTTCAGAATACCGCTGCACGCAAAGAAACCTACTCATTACAAACACTGGCTACGTTTAAAGGTAAACTCCTGGCCGATAGTCTGTTTGGACTGCACATGCTGGTCGATGCGCGCGAGGTATGGTTTAAACTTATTGGCCGTTTTAATGCCTATAATCTGTTAAGCGTGTATGGAGCGGCCGTTTTGTTAGGTGAGGAGCCAACTGATGTATTAACCTTACTATCTGGCATTACTCCACCGCGGGGTCGATTTGAACAGGTTGTTTCAGACAACAAAATTGTGGGAATTGTCGATTATGCCCACACGCCTGATGCGCTGCAAAACGTATTGGAAACCATCAACGGTCTGCGCCAGACAGACGAACAGGGTCGCCTGCCGCAAATCATTACGATTGTTGGCTGTGGGGGAAATCGTGATGCAGCCAAACGGCCTATTATGGCCGGTATTGCGTGTAAATTCAGTACCCGCGTCATCTTGACTTCAGACAATCCGCGCAACGAAGACCCGATAGCCATTTTAGAGCAAATGCAAGCTGGTGTTCCCCCCGTTGATGTAAAGAAAACGCAAACAATTGAGGATCGGCACGAAGCAATACGTCAAGCGGTTTCAATTGCGTATCCGCACGATATTATTCTGGTTGCTGGTAAAGGCCACGAAACCTATCAGGAAATCAAAGGCATCAAATACGACTTTGATGATAAGGCCGTGTTACAGGAGGCTTTTGCAGAACGCGGAAATCAGTAA